In a single window of the Streptococcus ilei genome:
- a CDS encoding primosomal protein N', which produces MLAQVIVDVPLMQTDKPYSYQVPEEFSPFLEKGMRVHVPFGKGNRLIQGIVVGLEETTLAAQDQELKSIVEVLDYQPVLGEEQFWLADQLRKTVFAYKITLLKAMLPSVLNSSYDKILHPTERLSPEDREDIFGTATSLAFSSLDIEAQARMMRLTRKGELEVEYQAVDRKHIKTEKWYRVNHLLLENLDIAKNAKKRLALRDFVQGQEEEAPLSNLLAEFSRPVVNYFIDQGALLVFEKEVNRAAAYFKDKESTEALILNAEQEGAVQAVTSKIGQPSKPFLLEGVTGSGKTEVYLQIIQEVLEKGKTAIMLVPEISLTPQVTDRFISRFGDRVAILHSGLSNGEKYDEWRRVERGEAQVVVGARSAIFAPLKNLGAIIIDEEHEATYKQDSNPRYHAREVALLRSQYHQAVLVLGSATPSLETRSRAGKGVYEFLQLTQRANPLARIPEVEVIDFRDYIGQQESGTYTPKLLDAIAERLQRKEQVVLMLNRRGYSSFVMCRECGQVDTCPNCDISLTLHMDTKTMDCHYCNYRKPIPTVCPNCQSRSIRYYGTGTQKAYDELQEIFPEARILRMDVDTTRKKGSHEALLDQFGQGQADILLGTQMIAKGLDFPNVTLVGVLNADTALNLPDFRSSERTFQLLTQVAGRAGRADKEGQVLIQTYNPHHYAIEYAKRQDYEGFYAYEMKVRHQLGYPPYYYTVGLTLSHKQEEVVVKKAYQVVDLLKTGLSDQVQILGPTPKPIARTHNLFHYQILLKYRFEDQLPQVLNQILDYTQERENQDLRVSIDNEPQSFM; this is translated from the coding sequence ATGCTTGCACAAGTCATCGTTGATGTTCCCTTGATGCAAACGGATAAACCCTATAGTTACCAAGTGCCGGAAGAGTTTTCTCCATTCTTGGAAAAAGGAATGCGGGTGCATGTTCCGTTTGGAAAGGGAAATCGGCTCATTCAAGGAATTGTGGTTGGCTTAGAGGAAACCACTCTAGCAGCTCAAGACCAAGAATTAAAAAGTATTGTGGAAGTCTTAGACTACCAACCGGTTCTAGGAGAGGAGCAATTTTGGCTAGCAGATCAGTTGCGAAAGACAGTTTTTGCCTACAAAATTACCCTCTTGAAAGCCATGCTACCGAGTGTTTTAAATTCTTCCTATGATAAAATTCTCCATCCGACAGAACGATTATCGCCAGAAGATCGAGAGGATATTTTTGGAACAGCGACTAGCTTGGCTTTTTCTTCTTTAGATATTGAAGCCCAAGCACGGATGATGCGACTGACTCGTAAGGGAGAGTTGGAAGTAGAATACCAAGCGGTGGATCGTAAACATATCAAAACAGAAAAATGGTATCGGGTAAATCATCTCTTACTTGAAAACTTGGACATCGCCAAAAATGCCAAAAAACGCTTGGCCTTGCGAGACTTTGTCCAAGGGCAGGAAGAGGAAGCGCCTTTAAGTAATTTGTTGGCAGAATTCTCTCGTCCAGTGGTGAATTATTTCATTGATCAAGGTGCCTTGCTTGTGTTTGAAAAGGAAGTCAATCGTGCGGCAGCCTACTTTAAGGACAAGGAGTCGACGGAGGCCTTGATTTTGAATGCTGAACAAGAAGGAGCAGTTCAAGCAGTAACGAGCAAAATTGGCCAACCTTCCAAACCTTTTTTGTTAGAAGGAGTGACAGGAAGTGGGAAGACAGAGGTGTACCTTCAAATCATTCAAGAGGTGCTAGAAAAGGGAAAAACAGCTATTATGCTGGTTCCTGAGATTTCCTTGACGCCTCAAGTGACGGATCGCTTCATTTCTCGCTTTGGAGATCGGGTAGCCATCCTCCATTCGGGTCTATCCAACGGTGAAAAATACGATGAGTGGAGACGAGTAGAGCGAGGTGAGGCCCAAGTAGTCGTTGGAGCTCGGTCTGCTATCTTTGCTCCTCTTAAGAATTTAGGAGCTATCATTATTGACGAAGAGCATGAGGCTACGTATAAACAAGATAGCAATCCTCGTTATCATGCGCGTGAGGTTGCCCTGCTTCGGTCTCAGTACCACCAGGCTGTTTTGGTCTTGGGATCGGCAACTCCCAGTCTAGAAACGCGGTCTCGTGCAGGAAAAGGGGTCTATGAATTTCTTCAATTGACCCAACGGGCTAACCCTCTTGCCCGCATTCCAGAGGTAGAAGTGATCGATTTTAGGGACTATATTGGCCAGCAAGAATCCGGAACCTATACACCTAAGTTGCTTGATGCGATTGCAGAACGATTGCAACGAAAAGAGCAAGTCGTCCTCATGCTCAATCGCCGGGGTTATTCCAGCTTTGTCATGTGTCGCGAGTGTGGTCAGGTAGATACCTGTCCGAATTGTGATATCTCCTTGACCCTCCATATGGACACCAAGACCATGGATTGCCACTATTGCAACTACCGTAAGCCAATCCCAACAGTCTGTCCTAATTGCCAAAGTCGATCCATTCGCTATTATGGGACGGGGACCCAGAAGGCCTACGATGAACTACAAGAAATTTTCCCTGAAGCCCGCATTTTGCGGATGGATGTCGATACCACTCGGAAAAAAGGTAGTCACGAGGCTTTGTTGGACCAGTTTGGTCAAGGACAAGCCGACATTTTACTGGGGACCCAGATGATCGCCAAAGGTTTGGATTTCCCCAATGTAACGCTAGTCGGTGTCCTCAATGCTGATACAGCCCTAAATTTGCCTGATTTTCGCTCGTCAGAGCGGACCTTCCAACTCTTAACCCAGGTGGCAGGACGGGCTGGTCGTGCGGATAAAGAAGGACAGGTTCTGATCCAGACCTATAATCCTCATCATTATGCCATTGAATATGCGAAACGCCAAGATTACGAAGGTTTTTATGCCTATGAAATGAAGGTCCGCCACCAATTGGGTTATCCACCTTATTACTACACTGTAGGTTTGACCCTTTCTCACAAACAAGAAGAGGTCGTGGTTAAAAAAGCTTATCAGGTGGTGGACCTGTTGAAAACAGGTCTATCAGACCAAGTCCAAATCTTGGGACCAACGCCAAAACCGATTGCTCGTACGCATAATTTATTCCATTATCAGATCCTGCTGAAGTACCGGTTTGAAGACCAGTTACCACAAGTCTTAAATCAGATTTTGGACTATACTCAAGAGCGGGAAAATCAAGATCTTCGGGTCAGCATTGACAATGAACCGCAAAGTTTTATGTAG
- the pknB gene encoding Stk1 family PASTA domain-containing Ser/Thr kinase — protein sequence MIQIGKIFAGRYKIIRQIGRGGMADVYLARDLILDGEEVAVKVLRTNYQTDPIAVARFQREAKAMADLDHPNIVRITDIGEEEGQQYLAMEYVAGLDLKRYIKENAPLSNEEAVRLMGQILLAMRLAHTQGIIHRDLKPQNVLLTPDGNAKVSDFGIAVAFAETSLTQTNSMLGSVHYLSPEQARGSKASVQSDIYAMGIIFYEMLTGHIPYDGDSAVTIALQHFQKPLPSIIEENKNVPQALENVVIKATAKKLSDRYKSVAEMYVDLSSCLSYERRNEKKLVFDDASKADTKTLPKVNVVPKPTPLPTSDVRPVVHEDLPGASEDRTVPVSPKNKPRRRLRTRYKVLFVALALVLAAFAFLLYMSPANKTVPDVSGKTVAEARAIIEDQNLQVGDEKEEYSDSVLEGYVIRTNPNAGAQKKEKSKVDLVVSKGPSTFDMPDYTGMSRENAENDLKTNYKLSSKLISIEEVETNEVEPGIVIEQSPAAGQKYDLTSNTKVVLKVSKESNSIDLPSYVGSDYEFAVSNLVEIYGVKEANIERKTTSHLPAGVEVLPGQIVSQTPEAQSSIDIKKTRIVLTVYEPKTEPSSSTKASSSSSEGSTSTTVESHSNTEPSATTEPES from the coding sequence ATGATTCAAATCGGCAAAATTTTTGCCGGACGATATAAGATAATCCGCCAAATCGGGCGTGGAGGGATGGCAGATGTCTATCTCGCTCGGGATTTAATCTTAGATGGTGAAGAAGTTGCAGTTAAAGTACTGAGGACCAATTACCAAACAGATCCAATTGCAGTTGCTCGCTTCCAACGAGAGGCTAAAGCGATGGCAGATTTGGATCATCCAAATATCGTTCGGATCACGGATATCGGTGAAGAGGAAGGCCAACAATACTTGGCGATGGAATATGTCGCTGGCTTAGACTTGAAACGTTATATCAAGGAAAATGCTCCTCTTTCAAATGAAGAAGCCGTTCGCTTGATGGGGCAAATCCTTCTTGCTATGCGCTTGGCGCACACGCAAGGGATTATTCACCGTGACTTAAAGCCTCAAAACGTTCTTTTAACACCAGATGGAAATGCCAAGGTCTCTGACTTTGGGATTGCGGTAGCCTTTGCAGAAACGAGTCTCACTCAGACAAACTCTATGTTGGGATCGGTTCATTATTTGTCTCCTGAACAAGCTAGAGGATCGAAAGCTTCTGTTCAAAGCGATATTTATGCAATGGGGATTATATTCTACGAAATGCTGACGGGACATATCCCTTATGATGGGGATAGTGCAGTGACGATCGCGCTACAACATTTCCAAAAACCACTTCCGTCCATCATCGAAGAGAATAAAAATGTTCCACAGGCCTTGGAAAATGTGGTTATTAAAGCAACAGCAAAGAAACTATCCGATCGCTATAAGTCGGTAGCTGAAATGTATGTTGACCTCTCTAGTTGCTTATCTTATGAGCGTCGTAACGAGAAAAAATTGGTCTTTGATGATGCTTCAAAAGCAGATACCAAAACCCTACCAAAGGTAAACGTGGTTCCAAAACCAACGCCACTTCCAACATCAGATGTTCGTCCGGTTGTTCATGAGGACCTACCAGGGGCTTCAGAGGATAGAACGGTTCCAGTTTCTCCAAAAAATAAGCCACGTCGTCGTTTGAGGACACGCTACAAAGTCTTGTTTGTTGCTTTAGCTTTGGTACTAGCTGCCTTTGCCTTTCTTCTTTATATGAGTCCAGCCAACAAAACAGTTCCGGATGTATCTGGAAAAACTGTTGCAGAAGCTCGTGCTATCATTGAAGATCAGAATCTTCAAGTTGGAGACGAAAAAGAAGAATACAGTGATTCTGTACTTGAAGGCTATGTGATTCGTACCAATCCAAATGCAGGAGCTCAGAAAAAAGAAAAAAGCAAGGTTGATTTGGTTGTCTCGAAAGGACCAAGCACCTTTGATATGCCAGACTATACTGGTATGTCTAGAGAAAATGCAGAAAATGATCTGAAAACCAACTATAAGCTTTCTAGCAAACTCATTTCGATTGAAGAAGTCGAGACCAATGAAGTAGAACCAGGAATCGTTATTGAGCAATCTCCTGCTGCTGGTCAAAAATATGATTTGACTTCTAATACGAAGGTTGTTCTGAAAGTATCTAAGGAAAGTAATTCTATCGATTTACCAAGTTATGTCGGTTCTGATTATGAATTTGCTGTCTCTAATCTCGTTGAAATCTACGGGGTGAAGGAAGCAAATATTGAACGGAAGACCACATCGCATCTTCCAGCTGGAGTAGAAGTCTTACCAGGTCAAATTGTGAGTCAGACTCCGGAAGCTCAATCAAGCATCGATATTAAGAAGACTCGCATTGTCTTGACCGTGTACGAACCGAAGACGGAACCATCAAGTAGTACGAAAGCTTCAAGCAGTTCATCAGAAGGTTCAACCTCTACAACAGTGGAATCACATTCCAATACGGAGCCTTCAGCTACCACTGAACCAGAATCTTAA
- a CDS encoding Stp1/IreP family PP2C-type Ser/Thr phosphatase, whose product MEISILTDVGQRRTNNQDYANQYKNKAGKSMIFLADGMGGHRAGNIASEMAVTDLGAAWVATEISTINEVREWFAENLEKENQQIHRIGQDEEHKGMGTTLEALAIIDDQVLFAHVGDSRIGLVRNGEYHQLTNDHSLVNALLKAGQITEEEAAHHPQRNIITQSIGQKDELQPDFGMLTVEAGDFIVINSDGLTNMISGDEIRDILVSDLSVEEKAKTLVRFANNAGGLDNITVVLIHFAEEDMA is encoded by the coding sequence ATGGAAATTTCTATCTTAACCGATGTAGGTCAAAGACGGACAAATAACCAAGACTATGCAAATCAATATAAAAACAAAGCGGGAAAATCCATGATTTTTCTAGCTGATGGGATGGGGGGACATCGTGCTGGCAATATTGCTAGCGAGATGGCTGTTACAGATCTTGGCGCTGCTTGGGTAGCGACTGAAATCAGCACCATTAACGAAGTAAGAGAGTGGTTTGCAGAGAATTTGGAAAAAGAAAACCAGCAGATCCATCGCATTGGTCAAGATGAAGAACATAAAGGAATGGGAACAACGCTGGAAGCTCTTGCCATTATCGATGACCAAGTCTTATTTGCGCATGTAGGAGATTCCCGAATTGGACTCGTGCGTAATGGGGAATACCATCAATTGACCAATGACCATTCTTTAGTAAATGCCTTGCTCAAAGCTGGACAAATTACGGAAGAAGAGGCAGCTCATCATCCACAACGCAATATCATCACCCAATCTATTGGACAAAAGGATGAATTACAACCGGACTTTGGTATGCTTACGGTTGAAGCGGGAGATTTCATTGTTATCAATAGTGATGGATTAACCAATATGATCTCTGGTGATGAAATCCGTGATATCCTTGTCAGCGATTTATCGGTTGAAGAAAAGGCAAAAACCTTGGTTCGCTTTGCGAATAATGCTGGTGGTTTGGACAATATTACAGTTGTACTGATTCACTTTGCTGAGGAGGATATGGCATGA
- a CDS encoding response regulator transcription factor codes for MKLLLVDDHEMVRLGLKSYLSMQDGVDQVLEASDGQEGVELALQERPDVIIMDIVMPHMTGIEATLAILKEWPDAKILILTSYLDNEKIYPVLDAGAKGYMLKTSSAEEILRAIYKVEQGELAIETEVSQKVEYRKNHVELHDDLTARERDILALLTKGYENQRIADELFISLKTVKTHVSNILSKLEVSDRTQAVVYAFQHHLVSQEDF; via the coding sequence ATGAAATTATTACTAGTAGATGATCATGAGATGGTCCGATTAGGATTGAAAAGTTATTTAAGTATGCAAGATGGGGTTGACCAAGTCCTAGAAGCCAGCGATGGTCAAGAGGGTGTTGAGTTGGCCTTGCAAGAGCGACCGGACGTTATTATTATGGATATTGTCATGCCCCATATGACCGGGATTGAAGCGACACTTGCTATCTTAAAAGAGTGGCCAGATGCAAAAATATTAATCCTAACGTCCTATCTAGACAATGAAAAAATCTACCCTGTCTTGGATGCGGGAGCCAAAGGTTATATGCTCAAAACTTCCAGTGCAGAGGAAATTCTTCGTGCAATCTACAAGGTGGAGCAGGGAGAGTTGGCGATTGAGACAGAAGTCAGCCAAAAAGTAGAGTATCGAAAAAATCACGTGGAACTCCATGATGACCTGACCGCGCGTGAACGAGATATCTTGGCTTTACTAACCAAGGGGTACGAAAATCAACGGATAGCTGATGAATTATTCATTTCATTAAAAACAGTCAAGACCCATGTGTCGAATATATTGTCAAAATTAGAAGTGAGCGATCGTACCCAAGCAGTAGTTTATGCCTTCCAACATCACTTGGTCTCTCAGGAAGATTTTTAG
- the rsmB gene encoding 16S rRNA (cytosine(967)-C(5))-methyltransferase RsmB — MVNKLQTARGLALSTLGEIFQDGAFSNIALKKALGKSTLSEVDKSLVTEIVYGTVSRKLTLEWYLSHFVADRDQVDPWIYHLLLMSLYQFVYLEKIPPHAVVHEAVELAKQRKKGSEKYVNALLRKMLREGLPSIDQIKRVNKRLSIRYSLPVWLVKKLLDEYGKKRAIAIFESLYVRNKASVRVVDLDQKEDIKEQLQASDSLLASTALVKENGYFAGSDYFKQGKITIQDETSQLVAPALEIQPTDQVLDACAAPGGKTTHLASYLVDGKITALDLYDHKLQLIQENAERLGVADKIQTKKLDASKVFEAFGADAFDKILVDAPCSGIGLIRRKPDIKYNKDNADFASLQAIQLEILDGVCQSVRKDGIIVYSTCTIIGEENFDVVHQFLETHPNFELVPLDHERKDILKDGCMLITPELYGSDGFFISRFRRIS; from the coding sequence TTGGTAAATAAGCTACAGACTGCACGTGGATTGGCCCTCTCTACCCTAGGAGAGATTTTCCAGGACGGTGCTTTTTCAAATATCGCCCTCAAAAAAGCTCTGGGAAAGTCAACTTTGTCAGAAGTGGATAAAAGTCTGGTGACTGAAATTGTCTATGGGACGGTTTCGCGTAAACTAACCTTGGAATGGTATCTATCGCACTTTGTCGCTGATCGAGACCAGGTAGACCCATGGATTTATCATCTTTTATTGATGAGCCTTTATCAGTTCGTCTATCTTGAGAAGATTCCTCCCCATGCTGTTGTCCATGAAGCAGTAGAGCTTGCCAAGCAACGGAAGAAGGGGAGCGAAAAATATGTCAATGCTCTCTTACGGAAAATGCTACGAGAGGGGCTTCCGTCGATTGACCAGATTAAACGAGTCAACAAACGACTTTCGATCCGTTATTCACTACCGGTTTGGTTGGTGAAAAAGTTGCTTGATGAGTATGGGAAAAAGCGGGCAATCGCTATTTTTGAAAGTCTCTATGTTCGCAACAAGGCCAGTGTTCGAGTTGTTGACCTTGACCAAAAAGAAGACATCAAGGAACAGTTGCAGGCTTCGGATTCCTTATTGGCCTCAACAGCTCTTGTAAAGGAAAACGGCTATTTTGCGGGCTCTGATTACTTCAAACAAGGAAAGATAACCATCCAAGATGAGACCAGTCAATTGGTGGCACCTGCTTTGGAAATTCAACCTACGGATCAGGTGCTGGATGCCTGTGCAGCTCCTGGTGGCAAGACCACTCATCTAGCTTCTTATCTAGTCGATGGGAAGATTACAGCTTTGGACTTGTACGATCATAAGCTCCAATTAATTCAGGAAAACGCGGAGCGTCTTGGAGTAGCAGATAAAATCCAGACAAAAAAACTGGATGCCAGCAAGGTATTTGAAGCTTTTGGGGCGGATGCCTTCGATAAAATCTTGGTAGATGCCCCTTGCTCTGGGATTGGTTTGATCCGCCGAAAGCCAGACATCAAGTATAATAAAGATAATGCTGACTTTGCGTCTCTGCAGGCGATTCAATTGGAAATATTGGATGGAGTTTGTCAAAGTGTACGGAAAGATGGTATAATAGTCTACAGTACATGCACAATTATAGGAGAAGAGAATTTTGATGTGGTTCACCAGTTTTTAGAAACCCATCCAAATTTTGAACTCGTGCCATTAGATCATGAACGAAAAGATATTCTGAAAGATGGTTGTATGTTAATTACACCAGAATTGTATGGAAGCGATGGTTTCTTTATTAGTCGTTTTCGAAGAATATCGTAA
- a CDS encoding sensor histidine kinase — MKRTDYLLIFLYTVLILAVIIHSIFGLFDFQWTYLLEDLSKLRAFLFIGFGLTVALTILMILLIKLIQFTIMNTVQKNLRSLLEGKKLKLGENKEINEEFQRLDRKLKRLTENLQRTENRVMQNEEEIVERERRRIARDLHDTVSQELFAANMILSGVASQDQVLQLPKVGQQLKGVTEILNTAQNDLRILLLHLRPTELEGRNLVEGMQVIFRELQEKSNLEVHFEHDVQKLPKAIEEHIFRIVQEVVSNTLKHAHAKRLDVYLLQAEQSLHLKIADDGVGFDPESLGELSYGMKNIQDRVDDMAGRIKILTSPKKGVAIDIKVPLVEGENDEIITSR; from the coding sequence ATGAAACGAACAGACTATCTTTTAATCTTCCTTTATACGGTCTTGATTCTAGCTGTTATTATCCATTCTATCTTTGGTCTCTTCGACTTTCAGTGGACTTATCTATTGGAAGATTTATCAAAGCTTCGTGCATTTCTGTTTATTGGCTTTGGATTGACGGTTGCTCTCACTATTTTGATGATTTTATTGATTAAATTGATTCAATTTACAATTATGAACACCGTCCAAAAAAACTTAAGAAGCTTACTCGAAGGTAAGAAGCTAAAACTTGGAGAAAACAAAGAGATTAATGAAGAATTTCAGCGCTTGGATAGGAAGCTTAAACGCCTGACAGAAAATTTGCAACGAACAGAAAATCGGGTCATGCAAAATGAAGAAGAGATTGTGGAAAGAGAACGCAGGCGAATTGCGCGAGATCTCCATGATACGGTGAGCCAAGAATTATTTGCAGCCAACATGATCTTGTCCGGTGTAGCCAGCCAGGATCAAGTTCTTCAACTTCCTAAGGTAGGACAACAGTTGAAGGGGGTTACAGAGATTCTAAATACTGCTCAAAATGATTTGCGAATTTTGCTACTACATTTGCGGCCGACAGAATTGGAAGGTCGGAACCTAGTAGAAGGAATGCAGGTAATTTTTAGGGAACTGCAAGAAAAGAGTAACTTAGAAGTTCATTTTGAACACGATGTTCAAAAATTACCTAAAGCAATTGAAGAGCATATTTTCCGGATTGTGCAAGAAGTGGTTAGCAATACATTGAAACATGCTCATGCCAAGCGATTAGATGTTTATCTATTGCAAGCAGAACAATCCCTCCATCTCAAGATAGCAGATGACGGGGTGGGCTTTGATCCAGAATCGCTGGGTGAACTAAGTTACGGTATGAAAAATATCCAAGATCGAGTGGATGATATGGCAGGAAGAATTAAAATTTTGACCAGTCCCAAAAAGGGAGTGGCCATTGATATCAAAGTGCCATTAGTAGAAGGAGAAAATGATGAAATTATTACTAGTAGATGA
- the rpoZ gene encoding DNA-directed RNA polymerase subunit omega codes for MMLKPSIDTLLDKVPSKYSLVILEAKRAHELESGASPTQEFQSVKSTLRALEEIESGNVVIHPDPEAKREAVRRRIEAERLRKEEEERKIKEQIAKEKEDGEKI; via the coding sequence ATGATGTTAAAACCATCCATTGATACATTGTTGGATAAAGTACCGTCAAAATACTCATTGGTTATTCTTGAAGCCAAACGAGCTCATGAGTTAGAGAGTGGTGCAAGTCCCACTCAAGAATTTCAATCCGTAAAATCTACCTTGCGTGCCTTGGAAGAGATTGAATCAGGAAATGTGGTGATTCACCCAGATCCAGAAGCCAAGCGCGAAGCGGTTCGTCGTCGAATCGAAGCAGAACGCTTGCGTAAAGAAGAAGAAGAGCGTAAAATTAAAGAACAAATCGCAAAAGAAAAAGAAGATGGGGAAAAAATTTAA
- the fmt gene encoding methionyl-tRNA formyltransferase translates to MTKILFMGTPDFSATVLKGLISDERYEILAVVTQPDRAVGRKKEIRMTPVKEVALEAGLPVYQPEKLSGSQELEDLLALGADGIVTAAFGQFLPSRLLEAMKFAVNVHASLLPKYRGGAPIHYAIMNGDKEAGVTIMEMVKEMDAGDMISSRAIPILEEDNVGTLFEKLALVGRDLLLETLPPYLAGELKPQAQDPKQVTFSPNIKPEEERLDWTRTNRELFNQVRGMYPWPVAHTLWKGERFKVYQAKPCEGQGKPGEILALHKNEIVVATGEGALALTLVQPAGKPKMAVGDFLNGLGRQLQVGDQFGK, encoded by the coding sequence ATGACAAAAATACTATTTATGGGAACGCCTGATTTCTCGGCTACAGTTTTAAAAGGCTTGATTTCTGACGAACGCTATGAGATTCTAGCCGTTGTGACTCAACCAGATCGGGCAGTTGGTCGGAAAAAAGAAATTCGGATGACGCCGGTAAAAGAAGTGGCTTTAGAAGCAGGCTTACCAGTCTACCAGCCGGAAAAACTATCTGGAAGCCAGGAGTTAGAAGATTTATTAGCTTTGGGGGCAGATGGGATCGTCACAGCAGCCTTTGGACAATTCTTGCCGAGTCGTTTGTTAGAGGCGATGAAGTTTGCTGTCAACGTGCATGCTTCCCTTCTTCCAAAATACCGCGGTGGAGCTCCTATCCATTATGCCATCATGAATGGGGATAAGGAAGCTGGTGTGACCATCATGGAAATGGTCAAAGAGATGGATGCCGGAGATATGATTTCCTCTCGCGCCATCCCTATTTTAGAAGAGGACAATGTGGGAACCCTATTTGAGAAGTTGGCTCTTGTCGGTCGGGATCTTCTCTTAGAAACCTTACCACCTTACCTTGCGGGAGAACTCAAACCACAAGCTCAGGATCCCAAACAAGTAACCTTCTCTCCCAATATCAAACCGGAAGAAGAACGCCTGGATTGGACGCGGACCAACCGTGAACTCTTTAACCAAGTTCGAGGCATGTATCCTTGGCCAGTTGCCCATACCTTATGGAAGGGGGAACGCTTCAAGGTTTACCAAGCAAAACCATGTGAAGGACAAGGAAAACCAGGAGAAATTTTGGCTCTCCATAAAAATGAAATCGTTGTTGCGACGGGGGAGGGAGCCTTGGCCTTGACCCTGGTTCAGCCAGCTGGCAAACCTAAAATGGCTGTTGGAGATTTCTTAAATGGCTTAGGGCGACAATTGCAAGTAGGTGATCAATTTGGTAAATAA
- the liaF gene encoding cell wall-active antibiotics response protein LiaF: protein MWKIQLFVFVEALLLTMAAITILAGNISRIVLIVVLCLLLLYYYIGKQRSNFLLVASSILLFFIVMLNPYVIAALLFAVVYAMLVAYPYFYRENKEVKIDYEEDVEIRQEKTPWIGDLHHFSKVNCHFRDLTIIRLVGKDTIHLDEVIVVNHDNVIIMRKMFGNTKIILPVDVELSLQVNTLYGELRLFSQKPRKLRNETVSMETPNYRSSHRTVKLVVAGIVGDVEVVRG from the coding sequence ATGTGGAAGATTCAATTGTTTGTGTTTGTTGAGGCATTGTTACTCACCATGGCTGCAATCACTATTTTAGCGGGAAATATATCTCGTATCGTCCTAATCGTGGTTCTTTGCTTACTTCTATTGTATTATTACATCGGAAAACAGCGGAGTAATTTTCTTTTAGTGGCATCCAGCATCCTGCTGTTTTTTATTGTCATGCTAAATCCCTATGTCATCGCTGCGCTTTTGTTTGCCGTAGTCTATGCCATGCTAGTGGCTTATCCTTATTTTTACCGTGAAAACAAAGAAGTGAAGATAGATTATGAGGAAGATGTAGAAATCCGACAAGAGAAAACGCCTTGGATTGGAGATCTGCATCATTTTTCAAAGGTAAACTGCCATTTTCGTGATTTAACGATTATACGTTTAGTCGGGAAGGATACGATTCACTTAGACGAAGTGATTGTAGTAAATCATGACAATGTCATAATCATGAGAAAGATGTTTGGCAATACTAAAATTATTTTGCCAGTGGACGTGGAACTTAGCTTGCAGGTGAATACCTTATATGGAGAATTACGCCTCTTCTCTCAAAAACCTAGGAAATTGAGAAATGAGACAGTTAGCATGGAGACGCCAAATTATCGAAGTTCCCATCGGACAGTGAAGCTTGTTGTAGCAGGAATCGTTGGAGATGTGGAGGTGGTTAGAGGATGA